Proteins from a genomic interval of Chroococcidiopsis thermalis PCC 7203:
- a CDS encoding PH domain-containing protein yields the protein MYTGTVFNAPWDKSLIFSTMLFSSILLGVALIGLLVGEERNNFFWLLAMVVLPLAILIASALFGVRGYKLTNDALYIQRFGWNSKIPLTQLINAESNPHAMDNSLRTWGNGGLFAITGRFRNDRLGSYQAYATDPLRSVILRFPQRTIVLTPDNPEQFVREVRSRQMM from the coding sequence ATGTATACGGGTACGGTTTTTAATGCCCCTTGGGATAAGTCACTCATTTTCAGTACTATGCTCTTTAGCTCTATTTTGCTAGGGGTAGCTTTGATTGGCTTATTAGTAGGGGAAGAACGGAACAATTTTTTCTGGCTACTAGCAATGGTTGTACTACCTCTAGCAATTCTTATTGCATCGGCGCTGTTCGGTGTTAGAGGATACAAACTAACAAATGACGCACTTTACATTCAGCGCTTTGGCTGGAATTCTAAGATTCCATTAACGCAGCTAATCAATGCTGAGAGCAATCCGCACGCTATGGACAACTCGCTACGAACGTGGGGAAATGGGGGATTATTTGCGATAACTGGACGGTTTCGCAACGATCGCCTTGGTTCCTATCAAGCTTATGCTACCGATCCCCTGCGATCTGTAATTTTGAGATTTCCGCAGCGCACGATCGTCCTGACTCCAGATAATCCAGAACAGTTTGTCAGAGAAGTGCGATCGCGGCAAATGATGTAG
- a CDS encoding MFS transporter, whose protein sequence is MSALSNTQPLAAVTELTTTHQPPIISKPVLRTSLKASTIDGVFAAIFSSVTSGVLLTNFLLQLGANPLEVGMLSSIPMLTSLLQPLGAYLAERSSSRHFFCWWTFIPARLLWLIPIAGICWIVWFNTNSHQLVSLTLVTIFASNILAGLGTSSWLSWMAALVPHRLRGRYFGFRNSAASLTTLIAVPLAGFAISILPGSTIQGYGIVLGLGIIAGILSLACQNFMVDVNPQLPPPSLLSPSKSNALAVAEVIQPPPIFSLFRDLNFVKFLLYFGLWAFAVNLIVPFYNLYLLDNLKLDLNWVSLYTSLHAGTNLVMLLIWGKLADRLGNRPLLLIVGILVGVLPLFWLGTGNNLLSLWLWLPLIHLVKGSLWAAIDLCSNNIQMELAPKSHPSSYFAIAAATAGVFGALGTTVGSQLATLDAIGGLPGVFIISAIVRLLALFPLIFVREPRSQPLTQVLRHLRKPQLVTQEPATSATNSAQ, encoded by the coding sequence TTGTCAGCTCTCAGCAATACGCAACCTCTAGCGGCTGTAACAGAATTAACCACCACCCACCAGCCGCCGATAATTTCTAAACCCGTCCTTCGGACTAGCCTCAAGGCTTCTACTATCGATGGTGTTTTTGCTGCCATCTTTTCTAGCGTTACCAGTGGTGTCTTACTAACTAACTTTTTGCTTCAGTTGGGGGCAAATCCTTTAGAAGTTGGAATGCTCTCTTCGATTCCAATGCTGACGAGTTTACTACAACCATTAGGAGCATACTTAGCCGAACGAAGTAGCAGCCGTCACTTTTTTTGTTGGTGGACTTTTATCCCCGCACGACTGTTATGGTTAATTCCCATCGCAGGTATTTGTTGGATTGTTTGGTTTAATACTAACTCTCACCAATTAGTCAGTTTGACTTTGGTAACAATTTTTGCTAGCAACATTCTTGCAGGCTTGGGGACTTCCTCATGGTTGAGCTGGATGGCGGCTTTAGTCCCCCATCGCTTGCGGGGTCGATATTTTGGCTTTCGCAATAGTGCGGCAAGTTTGACGACTTTAATCGCCGTACCACTAGCCGGATTTGCGATTTCAATTCTGCCTGGTAGCACCATTCAAGGATACGGGATCGTCTTGGGATTGGGAATTATTGCAGGAATTCTCAGTTTGGCGTGTCAAAATTTTATGGTCGATGTCAATCCCCAATTGCCACCACCATCGCTGTTATCGCCATCAAAATCAAATGCTCTAGCAGTAGCAGAAGTCATACAACCGCCGCCAATTTTTAGCTTGTTCCGAGATTTAAATTTTGTCAAATTTCTGCTGTACTTCGGTTTGTGGGCATTTGCGGTTAACTTAATCGTGCCGTTCTATAACCTTTACTTGCTAGACAATTTAAAACTAGACCTCAATTGGGTGTCTTTATATACGAGTCTCCATGCAGGCACGAACTTGGTGATGCTGCTTATTTGGGGTAAGCTAGCCGATCGCCTGGGGAATCGTCCCTTATTGTTGATAGTAGGGATTTTAGTGGGAGTTTTACCTTTATTTTGGCTGGGAACGGGAAATAACTTATTATCGCTGTGGTTGTGGTTGCCGCTCATTCACCTGGTTAAAGGTTCCCTGTGGGCAGCAATTGACTTGTGTAGTAACAATATCCAAATGGAATTAGCACCCAAGTCCCATCCTTCCAGTTATTTTGCGATCGCTGCTGCCACTGCTGGGGTATTTGGCGCTTTGGGGACAACTGTAGGCAGTCAACTCGCAACTTTAGATGCGATCGGCGGTCTACCTGGAGTGTTTATTATTTCTGCTATTGTGCGCTTACTTGCTTTATTTCCCTTAATTTTCGTCCGCGAACCGCGCAGCCAGCCTCTTACGCAAGTTTTGCGTCACTTACGGAAACCGCAATTAGTAACACAGGAGCCTGCAACAAGCGCGACTAATTCTGCACAATAA